One Chlorobaculum limnaeum genomic window carries:
- a CDS encoding ribose-phosphate pyrophosphokinase: METPIKIVAGRSNPELAKRIADYLGTPLCDAKAENFSDGEISVNYFESIRGSDMFIIQSTNPPADNLMELLIMIDAAKRSSAHRITAVLPYYGYARQDRKDKPRVAITAKLVANLLTQAGADRILTMDLHAPQIQGFFDIPFDHLYSSVVLIDHVKNMDIADNLVVASPDVGGVKLARKFASELGSELVIVDKRRPKANVAEVMNIIGDVKGKNVLLVDDMIDTAGTIVNAAKAIKEAGGLKIYAAATHPILSGPAIERINNSVFEKVIVTDSLVSEHDYCSKIETVTISNLFGEAIKRIYDGESVSYLFDSKNITHKITNHH, from the coding sequence ATGGAAACACCTATCAAAATTGTCGCTGGACGCAGCAATCCGGAACTTGCCAAAAGAATCGCCGATTACCTCGGCACGCCGCTGTGCGATGCCAAGGCGGAGAACTTTTCCGACGGCGAGATTTCGGTCAACTACTTCGAATCGATCAGGGGCTCGGATATGTTCATTATCCAGTCCACCAATCCCCCGGCTGACAATCTGATGGAACTGCTCATCATGATCGACGCCGCCAAGCGCTCTTCAGCGCACCGGATCACCGCCGTCCTGCCCTATTACGGCTATGCCCGCCAGGACAGGAAGGACAAGCCGCGCGTGGCGATCACCGCCAAACTCGTGGCCAATCTGCTCACGCAGGCCGGGGCCGACAGGATTCTCACCATGGACCTGCACGCTCCGCAGATTCAGGGCTTTTTCGACATTCCGTTCGACCACCTCTATTCGAGCGTGGTGCTGATCGACCATGTCAAGAACATGGATATTGCCGACAATCTCGTCGTGGCTTCGCCGGACGTAGGCGGCGTGAAGCTCGCCCGCAAGTTCGCCTCGGAGCTCGGCAGCGAGCTGGTCATCGTGGACAAGCGCCGTCCGAAAGCCAATGTGGCCGAAGTGATGAACATCATCGGCGACGTGAAGGGCAAAAACGTGCTGCTCGTCGATGACATGATCGACACGGCAGGTACCATCGTCAATGCCGCCAAGGCGATCAAGGAGGCCGGCGGCCTGAAAATCTACGCAGCGGCCACGCACCCGATTCTCTCCGGCCCGGCCATCGAGCGCATCAACAACTCGGTGTTCGAAAAGGTGATCGTCACCGATTCGCTGGTTTCAGAACATGACTACTGCTCGAAAATCGAGACCGTCACCATCAGCAACCTGTTCGGCGAGGCTATCAAGAGAATCTATGACGGCGAGTCGGTCAGCTACCTGTTCGACAGCAAGAACATCACTCACAAAATCACCAATCATCATTAA